The nucleotide sequence CCACCACGTTGATGCTCGCTAAGGCTACTGCGGCAGTGCCCAATACCGTGGTTAACCAAGAATGGTCACCACCCGCTGCTGCTAAAGCGCCCACAAGGGTAATCCCTGAAATTGCATTTGAGCCTGACATTAGCGGCGTGTGCAAAGTCGCGGGGACTTTTCGAATAAGCTCGAAACCTAAGAAGGCAGCAAGTAGCACAATGAAAAGTAGGTAAATGATTTCCATAATTAGGCTCCTTTATATGCGTTTAATAGCATCTCGTTGGTAATTTTACCTTCGTGTGCAATCACGCACCCAGCGAGAATGTCGTCCTCTAAATTCAACGCAAACGTTTTGCTCTCTTCATCAAGGAATTCATCGACAAGGTTGTAAATGTTGTTGGCATACATATCAGTGGCGGCTTTCGCCACAAATTGGCTCCAATTGCCGTTACCAATCACCTTCACACCATTGATTTCAACCGTTTCACCCGCTACAGACCCTTCAACATTGCCGCCTGACGTTGCCGCCATATCCACCACCACACTGCCGGGTTTCATTAAGGCTAAGGTGTCTTTTGATATCAACACGGGAGGCTTGCGGCCAAATAACTGGGC is from Alteromonas australica and encodes:
- a CDS encoding NAD(P) transhydrogenase subunit alpha, producing MEIIYLLFIVLLAAFLGFELIRKVPATLHTPLMSGSNAISGITLVGALAAAGGDHSWLTTVLGTAAVALASINVVGGYLVTDRMLSMFKKKDKK